A window of Thermanaerothrix sp. contains these coding sequences:
- a CDS encoding DUF327 family protein translates to MKVDGRGKRSSGNQGVFLGGRGTGQSKAGDRVEGASFLDAMEEVERSRLIEEIRSLGDSLSKHPSTSALQRYRQLIGLAIAMVRSTMALKRDYKWRRSERTLYVLIERTENALSELEAVIAGEGDRSRVLDLVEEIKGCLISILS, encoded by the coding sequence ATGAAGGTGGATGGCCGGGGAAAGAGGAGTTCCGGCAACCAGGGGGTTTTCCTTGGGGGTAGGGGTACTGGGCAGTCCAAGGCTGGGGATAGGGTTGAAGGGGCCAGCTTTTTGGATGCCATGGAAGAGGTAGAGCGGTCAAGGTTGATAGAGGAGATTCGTTCTTTGGGGGATAGCCTTTCAAAACATCCATCCACCTCGGCCCTTCAGCGGTATAGGCAGTTAATAGGCCTGGCCATAGCGATGGTTCGTAGCACCATGGCCCTCAAACGTGATTATAAGTGGAGGAGGTCCGAGAGGACCCTCTATGTGCTTATAGAGAGGACCGAAAACGCCCTTTCCGAGCTGGAGGCGGTGATAGCAGGAGAAGGGGATCGCTCAAGAGTCTTGGATCTGGTGGAGGAGATAAAAGGTTGCTTGATATCGATTCTTTCCTGA